A window of Procambarus clarkii isolate CNS0578487 chromosome 69, FALCON_Pclarkii_2.0, whole genome shotgun sequence contains these coding sequences:
- the LOC138355912 gene encoding uncharacterized protein has protein sequence MVLHTMLLMNYFFAVTEKMEYIMKELSKLTFLSGDILNIVKMTETHMSKTHGDIPILEDILPSPLETVEQVESLSHELKVNSEYKKSMVQTLSQMGGASCGDTVRRMMRRIGTYGVWSQYSLVGRKRKRVFKTLDICNVIIKACINTHTNATERDVETSIADMLKNAPNKHGGNRYKGGEARIHVHHIAESDMTNNENSGEPGAWHTAESSLMSI, from the exons atggtgttacacacaatgctgttgatgaattatttttttgcagtaacagaaaaaatggaatacataatgaaggaattatcaaaattgacatttttatcaggggatatcctgaatattgtcaaaatgacggaaacccatatgtcaaaaacacatggagatataccaatcctggaagacattcttccatccccacttgaaactgttgagcaggtggaaagtctgtcacatgagctaaaagttaacagtgaatataaaaagagtatg gtccagacgctgtctcaaatgggcggtgcaagctgtggagacacagtgagacgaatgatgaggaggatagggacctatggggtctggtctcagtattcactcgttgggcgcaagaggaaacgtgtcttcaaaaccttggatatttgtaatgtaataataa aagcctgtatcaacacccacactaatgcaactgaaagagatgttgagacaagtattgctgatatgttgaagaacgccccaaacaaacacggtggaaacagatacaag ggtggtgaagcaagaatacatgtgcatcacatagcagagtcggatatgacgaataatgaaaatagcggagagcctggtgcatggcataccgctgaatcttctctaatgtctatatag